A genomic stretch from Lysobacter ciconiae includes:
- a CDS encoding fatty acid CoA ligase family protein yields MTEPANIADALPRLAAQHPDRIAMRCPGTRRRDGRASYDLSLTYAQLDARSNAIAAGLALRGVGHGSRVVVMVRPSPEFFLLMFALFKAGAVPVLVDPGIDRRALRQCLDEAQPDAFIGIGLAQVARRLLGWAKSARLAITTAARPWLSDATLAQVEQDGARAIATGDAVSPAATDADDLAAILFTSGSTGVPKGVVYRHRHFLAQVAMLRDAFGIVPGGVNLPTFPPFALFDPALGVTSIIPDMDPTRPAEADPRKLHDAIDRFGVDQLFGSPALMAVLARHGEPLPTLKRVMSAGAPVPADAVATLRRLLPDDARFWTPYGATECLPVAMIEGRELQATREATEAGAGTCVGRPTAPNVVRIIAITDAPIAEWSDALCLPDGEVGEITVTGPTATDTYFNRDAQTRAAKIRERVGSTGARVHASDAVYLDNAIPGSVRSGNDERIVHRMGDLGYLDAQGRLWFCGRKSHRVESAAGPLYTEQVEPVFNTHPQVRRTALVGVGAVGAQQPVLCVELEAGVRRNEWPAIEQDLRGIANMHPSVTIDRFALHPGFPVDIRHNAKIGREKLAVWAAATKQ; encoded by the coding sequence GTGACTGAGCCGGCCAACATCGCCGACGCGCTGCCACGGCTGGCGGCGCAGCATCCGGATCGGATCGCGATGCGCTGCCCCGGCACGCGCCGGCGCGACGGCCGGGCGAGTTACGACCTCAGCCTGACGTATGCCCAGCTGGACGCGCGCAGCAACGCGATCGCCGCGGGACTGGCGCTGCGCGGGGTCGGCCACGGCAGCCGCGTGGTGGTGATGGTGCGGCCGTCGCCGGAATTCTTCTTGCTGATGTTCGCGCTGTTCAAGGCCGGCGCCGTGCCGGTACTGGTCGATCCGGGCATCGACCGCCGCGCATTGCGCCAATGCCTGGACGAGGCGCAGCCGGATGCCTTCATCGGCATCGGCCTGGCGCAGGTTGCGCGCCGCCTGCTGGGCTGGGCGAAGTCCGCTCGGCTGGCGATCACCACCGCCGCGCGTCCGTGGCTGAGCGATGCGACGCTCGCGCAGGTCGAGCAAGACGGGGCCCGGGCAATCGCGACCGGTGATGCGGTTTCGCCAGCCGCGACAGACGCCGACGACCTCGCCGCGATCCTCTTCACCAGCGGTTCCACCGGCGTGCCCAAGGGCGTGGTCTACCGGCATCGGCACTTCCTCGCCCAGGTGGCGATGCTGCGCGACGCGTTCGGCATCGTCCCCGGCGGGGTGAACCTGCCGACCTTCCCGCCGTTTGCCCTGTTCGACCCGGCGCTGGGGGTGACCTCGATCATTCCCGACATGGATCCGACCCGGCCTGCCGAGGCCGACCCGCGCAAGCTGCACGATGCGATCGACCGGTTCGGCGTGGACCAGCTGTTTGGATCCCCGGCGCTGATGGCGGTGCTGGCGCGCCACGGCGAGCCCCTGCCGACACTGAAACGGGTGATGTCAGCCGGTGCGCCGGTGCCGGCCGATGCGGTGGCGACACTGCGCCGGTTGTTGCCCGATGACGCGCGGTTCTGGACGCCGTACGGCGCGACCGAATGCCTGCCGGTGGCGATGATCGAGGGCCGTGAGCTGCAGGCCACGCGCGAGGCGACCGAGGCCGGGGCGGGCACCTGCGTTGGGCGGCCGACCGCGCCCAACGTGGTGCGCATCATCGCGATCACCGACGCGCCGATCGCCGAGTGGTCCGACGCGCTGTGCCTGCCCGACGGCGAGGTCGGCGAGATCACGGTTACCGGACCGACCGCGACCGACACCTATTTCAACCGCGACGCGCAGACGCGGGCTGCGAAGATCCGCGAGCGTGTGGGCAGCACAGGTGCCCGGGTCCACGCGTCGGATGCGGTCTACCTGGACAACGCCATCCCCGGAAGCGTTCGGAGTGGGAATGACGAGCGCATCGTCCACCGCATGGGCGATCTGGGCTATCTCGATGCGCAGGGCCGGCTGTGGTTCTGCGGTCGCAAGTCGCACCGGGTGGAGAGCGCCGCCGGCCCGCTGTACACCGAGCAGGTGGAGCCGGTGTTCAACACGCATCCGCAGGTGCGGCGGACGGCGCTGGTCGGCGTCGGTGCCGTCGGTGCGCAGCAGCCGGTGCTGTGTGTGGAACTGGAGGCGGGCGTGCGCCGGAACGAATGGCCCGCCATCGAGCAGGACCTGCGCGGGATCGCGAACATGCATCCGTCGGTCACGATCGATCGCTTTGCCCTGCACCCGGGATTCCCGGTCGACATCCGCCACAACGCCAAGATCGGACGCGAGAAGCTGGCCGTTTGGGCGGCAGCCACGAAGCAGTGA
- the argS gene encoding arginine--tRNA ligase, with product MKATLHALIAHAIDALRAAGTLPADLPTPDFVIERPKARVQGDFSTNAAMLLAKPARSNPRAIAQSIVDALPANADIGKVEIAGPGFINFHIDEAAWRRQLGEVFAQGARYGRNLTGQGRCAGVEYVSANPTGPLHVGHGRAAVIGDCIARVLDANGWEVAREYYYNDAGVQIENLALSVQARARGIGTDDPAWPENGYRGDYIADVAQAYLDGASVELDGETLTGARDADNLDAIRRFAVAWLRREQNSDLAAYGVGFDVYFLESSLYTQGKVEETVAALTANGHTYEDGGALWLRTTAFGDDKDRVMRKSDGTYTYFVPDVAYHLSKWQRGYQRAITELGADHHGSLARVRAGLQALDAGIPQGWPEYVLHQMVTVMRGGEEVKLSKRAGSYLTLRDLVDEAGRDATRWFLVARKPDSQLTFDIDLARSQSLDNPVYYVQVSHARMCGLMRQLDERGLSFDRDAGLQLGLEDDAATHELVTTILRYPDVVETAGRDLEPHQVAAYLLELAQVFQSYYNDHQFLVDDADQRHARLVLAMATRQVLANGLELLGVSAPEVM from the coding sequence GTGAAAGCCACCCTGCACGCCCTGATCGCGCACGCCATCGACGCCCTGCGCGCCGCCGGCACCCTGCCCGCAGATCTGCCGACGCCCGATTTCGTCATCGAGCGACCGAAGGCGCGCGTGCAGGGTGACTTCTCGACCAACGCCGCGATGCTGCTGGCCAAGCCGGCGCGCTCCAATCCGCGCGCGATCGCCCAGTCGATCGTCGACGCCCTGCCGGCCAATGCCGATATCGGCAAGGTCGAGATCGCCGGTCCGGGCTTCATCAACTTCCACATCGACGAGGCCGCCTGGCGCCGGCAGCTGGGCGAGGTGTTCGCCCAGGGCGCCCGCTACGGCCGCAACCTCACCGGCCAGGGCCGGTGCGCCGGCGTGGAGTACGTCTCCGCCAACCCGACCGGTCCGCTGCATGTCGGCCACGGCCGCGCGGCGGTGATCGGCGACTGCATCGCCCGCGTGCTCGACGCCAACGGCTGGGAAGTGGCGCGCGAGTACTACTACAACGATGCCGGCGTGCAGATCGAGAACCTCGCCCTGTCGGTGCAGGCGCGTGCCCGCGGCATCGGCACCGATGATCCGGCGTGGCCCGAGAACGGCTATCGTGGCGACTACATCGCCGACGTGGCCCAGGCCTACCTGGACGGCGCGAGCGTCGAGCTCGACGGCGAGACGCTTACCGGCGCCCGCGATGCCGACAATCTCGACGCGATCCGCCGCTTCGCCGTCGCCTGGCTGCGGCGCGAGCAGAACAGCGACCTGGCCGCCTACGGCGTCGGCTTTGACGTCTATTTCCTGGAGAGCTCGCTGTATACGCAAGGCAAGGTGGAGGAGACGGTCGCCGCGCTCACCGCGAACGGCCACACCTACGAGGACGGCGGCGCGCTGTGGCTGCGGACCACCGCTTTTGGTGACGACAAGGACCGCGTGATGCGCAAGTCCGACGGCACCTACACCTACTTCGTGCCCGATGTCGCCTACCACCTGAGCAAATGGCAGCGCGGCTACCAGCGCGCGATCACCGAGCTGGGCGCCGACCACCACGGTTCGCTGGCCCGCGTGCGCGCTGGCCTGCAGGCACTCGATGCCGGCATCCCGCAGGGCTGGCCCGAGTACGTCCTGCACCAGATGGTGACGGTCATGCGCGGCGGCGAGGAGGTGAAGCTGTCCAAGCGCGCCGGCAGTTACCTCACCCTGCGCGATCTGGTCGACGAGGCCGGACGCGACGCCACCCGCTGGTTCCTCGTCGCGCGCAAGCCCGACTCGCAGCTGACCTTCGACATCGACCTGGCCCGCAGCCAGTCGCTCGACAACCCGGTGTATTACGTCCAGGTCTCGCACGCGCGGATGTGCGGGTTGATGCGCCAGCTGGATGAGCGCGGCCTGTCGTTCGACCGCGACGCCGGCCTGCAGCTGGGCTTGGAAGACGACGCCGCGACCCACGAGCTGGTGACGACGATCCTGCGCTACCCCGATGTGGTGGAGACCGCGGGGCGCGACCTGGAGCCGCACCAGGTCGCCGCCTATTTGCTGGAACTGGCGCAAGTCTTCCAGTCGTATTACAACGACCATCAGTTCCTGGTGGATGATGCCGACCAGCGCCACGCCCGTCTGGTGCTGGCGATGGCGACCCGACAGGTGCTGGCCAACGGTCTGGAATTGCTGGGCGTAAGCGCCCCCGAGGTGATGTAA
- a CDS encoding alpha/beta fold hydrolase, whose amino-acid sequence MTASDFPDYPFTPARFEVRPGIAMSYLDEGPRDGEVVVMLHGNPSWSFYWRHLVRGLSDRYRCIVPDHVGMGLSDRPDDGPDASPRYDYTLQSRVEDVGALLRHLAITGPVTLAVHDWGGMIGFGWALTHADQVKRLVVLNTAAFPLPAAKRMPKRLSFGRDSRIGGYLIRRFNLFARGAAWMGTRRSLPADVRRGYIAPYTGWKNAISTLRFMQDIPLGEGDRAWPLVAEAGRRLPEFADRPVFLGWGLRDFVFDRHFLKGFTDALPDAEVHAFADADHYVLEDRHEVLVPAIREFLDGNTVDKHRLDGHPLPRD is encoded by the coding sequence ATGACAGCGAGCGATTTCCCCGATTACCCCTTCACGCCAGCCCGGTTCGAGGTCCGCCCGGGCATCGCGATGAGCTATCTGGACGAAGGCCCGCGCGACGGCGAGGTGGTGGTCATGCTGCACGGCAACCCGTCGTGGAGCTTCTACTGGCGGCACCTGGTGCGCGGCCTGTCGGACCGCTACCGCTGCATCGTGCCGGACCACGTCGGCATGGGCCTGTCGGATCGGCCGGACGACGGGCCGGATGCCTCGCCGCGCTACGACTACACCCTGCAGTCGCGGGTGGAGGACGTTGGCGCGCTGTTGCGACACCTGGCCATCACTGGACCGGTGACGCTGGCGGTGCACGACTGGGGCGGCATGATCGGCTTCGGCTGGGCCCTGACTCACGCTGACCAGGTCAAACGGCTGGTGGTGCTCAACACTGCCGCGTTCCCGCTGCCGGCCGCCAAACGGATGCCGAAGCGGCTGAGTTTCGGTCGCGATTCGCGCATCGGCGGCTACCTGATCCGCCGCTTCAACCTGTTCGCCCGCGGCGCGGCGTGGATGGGCACCAGGCGCTCGTTACCGGCCGACGTGCGCCGCGGCTACATCGCGCCCTACACCGGCTGGAAGAACGCCATCAGCACCCTGCGCTTCATGCAGGACATCCCGCTGGGCGAGGGCGACCGGGCCTGGCCGCTGGTCGCCGAGGCCGGACGCCGCCTGCCGGAGTTCGCCGACCGTCCAGTATTCCTGGGCTGGGGCCTGAGGGATTTCGTGTTCGACCGCCACTTCCTCAAGGGCTTCACCGACGCGCTTCCTGACGCGGAGGTGCACGCCTTCGCGGACGCCGACCACTACGTGCTGGAAGACCGCCACGAAGTGCTGGTGCCGGCGATCCGCGAGTTCCTGGATGGGAATACCGTGGACAAACATCGCCTGGACGGCCATCCCTTGCCCCGTGACTGA